GCTGACCCTGCTCACGGGGCTTATCGGCCTGGGGGCTGCGGGGGAGAGCGCCAACATCGCCTGGGAAGCCCATGTGGCGGGCTTCATCGCGGGCATCCTGTTCTTCCCGCGCTTCGACCCGGGCGTCGCGTCGGAGGAATAGGGGGCTGAATAACAGGAAAGATGCGCAAAATAGCGGGTAACCTATTGAACCCGCTTACGGACTTCCCCAAATCCAGAGCAAGCGGATGAGCCTGATCCGACAGCCCGATTGTCAAACCGGCTGGCGGCCCGCTTCGGCCCTCGGGCCGCGTTTCGGCCGGTCACAAACCCGGATCATGGCCCGACTACCGCACGGTTCTGGTGTGCCCCAACTCAGGAGAGACCCCCCACAATGAGCGATGCAACCGCTTCCTCACCCGGTGATACCCCCAATCCGGACGGCGAGACCCGCCGCATCGGGTCCGATGCAAATGGCGACGAGGCCCTCTGGGTACGCCTGCTGTTCATGCTCGGTTACTGGTTCCTCGGCAATCTGGCCTTCTCGATCTCGATCTTCCTCGGTGCGCTGCAGTTCGTGGTGATCCTGATCCGCGGCGAAGCCAATAATGAGCTGAAGACCTTCAGCCGCAACCTCATCAAGTTCGTCTGGCAGTGTCTTGCCTATGTGACGTTCAACACCAACGAAAAGCCGTTCCCGCTCAACCGTTTCCCGGATGAGAAGGCCGACGACTGATCGTCGCCTGATGTGAATGCCCGAGTTGCTGCTAGAACAGCGGCTCCAGATAGACCGGATCGCCGCCATTGAGGACAATGCCCTTGATGGCGGCGTTTCCGTTTTCGGCCACCGCCACAAGCACGCTCACCGTGCCTTCGTTGCGGTCGGCTTCAAGCGCGGGGCCGGTTCCTTCCGGCACGAAATACTGGTCGATCCCGTAATCCACGCGGAGGCGAATGCCGGTGGCGTCCTCAAGGGGGCGGGGCGCCTCCCCTATGGCCGTCACGGGCCCTGTCTGGCTCAGGCTGGTGATCCGGCCACGGATGGTGACCACGCCTGCGGTATGGCCGGGCAGGGTGGGTGCTGCAGCCACGGGCTCCCAGATGCCGTTCGCGCCTTCCTTCAGGGACACATAGATCAGCCCGCCCTCGGTGAAGGCCTCCGGCGTGTCCGTCAGATCCTCCAGGGATAGCGTGGAGATGCGGTAGTTGAGGATCACATAGTCGCCACGGAAAATGTCGCGCGGGTCCACCGGCGCTGTCGCCAGGCGCACTTCCGCGCCGTCGGTCAGGATTGCCACGCGCTCCATCACGATCTGCGCCAGAAGCACCGTCATGAGAACGCCTGCCAGCGCCAGCCCCCAGACGCGGTAGCCGCCGCGGGCAAAACCTGTGAGCCATCCGGCTCGTGCTTCAATTGGTGCTTCGGTCATGAGACGTCTCCCGTGCCCGTGCTGCCTGTCAGCATCTGTCTGCGCACGCGGGCAATGCCGATGCTGAGCCCGATCAGCAGCAGGCCGCCGATGATGAACACCAGCGACGTATCGAGCAGCGTGCCGACGGTGCGGAGGTAGACATAAAGCGCCATGCCCGCGAACAGGACGAAGCCGAGATTGGTGCTGAACCGGTCATGGGTCCGCATGCCGTAACTCACCGCCCAGATCGCCGCGGCGAACAGGGCAATCACCAGCAACCACTCCACCGCTGACGCTGCCGCCAGCAGATACGGATAGGCCAGCGTGAAGAACGCCATCGCGGCAAGCGCCGTCGCATCCAGATAGGTAAGCCGTCTCGCCTGATGTCCCATGACGATGGTGGCGACGGCGGCGCCCGTGAAGATGAGCGCCACCACCAGATACTCCGTCAGCGGAGCTTGGGCGTCTTCGCTTGCCAGCAGCATCAGCACGCCGCTGCCAAGGGCTGCCAGCAGGCCCCAGTGGATCATCGCATCCTCAAAGGGCGCGATGAGGCGCAGGGGCAGGTGTCCCTTGGCGGTAACCAGAATGGCGAACAGAGCTCCCACCGCGAAGGCTTCAGGCCCTGTCCATTCCCGCTCGCCCACCAGCCAGACGCCGGTGATGGCCGCCCAGACGCCCCAGGCAATGAGCAGCAAATGCGCGCCCGCACGCCAGCCCATCTCCGCCACCAGCAGGCCTGCAAGGCTCATGGGGATCACGAATTGCCAGTGGAGGGAGGCCGGGTTCTCCATCAGCGCCGCCAGGCTCCAGGCCGGGGCCAGGATGATGGCCAGCGCCAGCGCCGCGCGGGAGGGGGCGAGCCAGGCGGTCACCAGCGCGCCGGCCATCCACAGCATCAGCCCGCCCGAATACTCGCCGCCCACATGGTACATCTGCCCGATCAGCATGATGGCGACGCCGAACAGGCTGACCGCAAGCAGGATCGCCGCCTCGGCATAGATCGGGTGCTCCGTGCCGTTGGCGCGCACCTGCCAGATGGCAACGCCGAGCGAGGCCCACATGCCGCCGAACAGGATCAGCAGCTTGGCGAGCTTCGACATCTCGCCCCAATTGGCGGCGACGAAGCTCATGGCGGCGAAGCCCAGCAGGATCACGCCGAGCACGGCCAGGATCGAGGTCAGCCCGCGTTCGCTGC
The sequence above is drawn from the Pyruvatibacter mobilis genome and encodes:
- a CDS encoding GDYXXLXY domain-containing protein, with protein sequence MTEAPIEARAGWLTGFARGGYRVWGLALAGVLMTVLLAQIVMERVAILTDGAEVRLATAPVDPRDIFRGDYVILNYRISTLSLEDLTDTPEAFTEGGLIYVSLKEGANGIWEPVAAAPTLPGHTAGVVTIRGRITSLSQTGPVTAIGEAPRPLEDATGIRLRVDYGIDQYFVPEGTGPALEADRNEGTVSVLVAVAENGNAAIKGIVLNGGDPVYLEPLF
- a CDS encoding DUF2157 domain-containing protein; amino-acid sequence: MILRQAYLRRLRDDLDRWAQKGLVDPARIPAILKEAEGSGSERGLTSILAVLGVILLGFAAMSFVAANWGEMSKLAKLLILFGGMWASLGVAIWQVRANGTEHPIYAEAAILLAVSLFGVAIMLIGQMYHVGGEYSGGLMLWMAGALVTAWLAPSRAALALAIILAPAWSLAALMENPASLHWQFVIPMSLAGLLVAEMGWRAGAHLLLIAWGVWAAITGVWLVGEREWTGPEAFAVGALFAILVTAKGHLPLRLIAPFEDAMIHWGLLAALGSGVLMLLASEDAQAPLTEYLVVALIFTGAAVATIVMGHQARRLTYLDATALAAMAFFTLAYPYLLAAASAVEWLLVIALFAAAIWAVSYGMRTHDRFSTNLGFVLFAGMALYVYLRTVGTLLDTSLVFIIGGLLLIGLSIGIARVRRQMLTGSTGTGDVS
- a CDS encoding DUF4389 domain-containing protein, with product MSDATASSPGDTPNPDGETRRIGSDANGDEALWVRLLFMLGYWFLGNLAFSISIFLGALQFVVILIRGEANNELKTFSRNLIKFVWQCLAYVTFNTNEKPFPLNRFPDEKADD